In Canis aureus isolate CA01 chromosome 12, VMU_Caureus_v.1.0, whole genome shotgun sequence, a genomic segment contains:
- the LOC144280769 gene encoding antimicrobial peptide NK-lysin-like isoform X1, protein MTSWALLLLASVLLATPDADGVSSPGLTFSGLTPEDHDDLFTTDMCQEEHFFEALDHEASKDDQMIFTCKPCKFIIKILRKVLGQDISQEAIKQAASLVCHQTRVFTELCNTLFNKYLNDITRGIVNDKSPQEICVKIRMCRPEIGDQGAGTLLHPGEKHRVSSRHRQLLPS, encoded by the exons ATGACCTCCTGGGCCCTCCTGCTCCTCGCCTCAGTGCTCCTGGCCACCCCAG ATGCTGATGGTGTTTCTTCCCCAGGTCTGACCTTTTCTGGTCTGACTCCTGAGGACCATGATGACTTATTCACCACTGACATGTGTCAGGAAGAGCACTTCTTTGAGGCCCTGGACCATGAGGCATCCAAG GATGACCAGATGATCTTCACCTGTAAGCCCTGTAAGTTTATAATCAAGATATTGAGAAAAGTCCTGGGACAAGATATCTCACAG GAAGCAATCAAGCAGGCTGCATCCCTGGTGTGTCACCAGACGCGTGTGTTCACCGAGTTATGCAAcacattatttaataaatatcttaatGACATCACCCGGGGTATCGTGAATGACAAATCCCCTCAGGAAATCTGTGTGAAAATCAGGATGTGCAGACCTGAGATAG GTGACCAAGGAGCTGGGACCTTACTCCACCCCGGGGAGAAGCACAGAGTCTCCAGCAGGCACCGCCAGCTCCTGCCTTCCTAA
- the SFTPB gene encoding pulmonary surfactant-associated protein B isoform X1, with product MAKSHLLLWLLLLPTLCGLGAADWSAPSLACARGPAFWCQSLEQALQCRALGHCLQEVWGNARADDLCQECQDIVRILTKMTKEAIFQDMVRKFLEHECDVLPLKLLTPQCHHMLGTYFPVVVDYFQSQINPKIICKHLGLCKPGLPEPEQESELSDPLLDKLILPELPGALQVTGPHTQDLSEQQLPIPLPYCWLCRTLIKRIQAMIPKGVLAVTVGQVCHVVPLVVGGICQCLAERYTVLLLDALLGRMLPQLVCGLVLRCSHEDSAGPALASLPSEWSPQESKCQLCMFVTTQAGNHSEQATPQAIRQACLSSWLDRQKCEQFVEQHMPRLQTLASGGRDAHTTCQALGACRTTFSPLQCIHIPHF from the exons ATGGCCAAGTCACACctgctgctgtggctgctgctgctccccacACTGTGTGGCCTGGGTGCTG CTGACTGGAGTGCCCCATCCTTGGCTTGTGCCCGGGGCCCCGCATTCTGGTGCCAAAGCCTGGAGCAAGCACTGCAGTGCAGAGCCCTGGGTCACTGTCTACAGGAAGTCTGGGGCAATGCAAGAGCT GATGACCTCTGCCAGGAATGTCAGGACATCGTCCGCATCCTCACCAAGATGACCAAGGAGGCCATCTTCCAG GACATGGTGCGGAAGTTCCTGGAGCATGAGTGTGACGTTCTCCCCTTGAAGCTGCTCACACCCCAGTGCCATCACATGCTTGGCACCTACTTCCCAGTGGTGGTTGACTACTTCCAAAGCCAGATT AACCCAAAGATCATCTGTAAGCACCTGGGCCTGTGCAAGCCTGGGCTTCCAGAGCCAGAGCAAGAGTCAGAGCTGTCAGATCCGCTGCTGGACAAGCTGATCCTCCCTGAGCTGCCTGGAGCCCTCCAGGTGACTGGACCTCATACACAG GATCTCTCTGAGCAGCAGTTGCCCATCCCCCTCCCATACTGCTGGCTCTGCAGGACTCTGATCAAGCGGATCCAAGCTATGATTCCCAAG GGTGTGCTGGCTGTGACTGTGGGCCAGGTGTGCCACGTCGTACCCCTGGTGGTGGGCGGCATCTGCCAGTGTCTGGCCGAGCGCTACACTGTCCTGCTCCTGGATGCGCTGCTGGGCCGCATGCTGCCCCAGCTGGTCTGCGGCCTCGTCCTCCGGTGCTCCCACGAGGACAGCGCTGGGCCAG CTCTGGCGTCTCTGCCCAGTGAATGGTCACCCCAAGAGTCCAAGTGCCAGCTCTGCATGTTTGTAACCACCCAGGCCGGGAACCACAGTGAGCAGGCCACACCACAGGCAATACGCCAGGCCTGCCTCAGCTCCTGGCTGGACAGACAGAAG TGCGAGCAGTTTGTGGAGCAGCACATGCCTCGGCTGCAGACCCTAGCATCCGGGGGCAGGGATGCCCACACCACCTGCCAG GCCCTGGGGGCGTGTAGGACCACGTTCAGTCCTCTCCAGTGTATCCACATTCCTCACTTCTGA
- the LOC144280769 gene encoding antimicrobial peptide NK-lysin-like isoform X2 — protein MTSWALLLLASVLLATPGLTFSGLTPEDHDDLFTTDMCQEEHFFEALDHEASKDDQMIFTCKPCKFIIKILRKVLGQDISQEAIKQAASLVCHQTRVFTELCNTLFNKYLNDITRGIVNDKSPQEICVKIRMCRPEIGDQGAGTLLHPGEKHRVSSRHRQLLPS, from the exons ATGACCTCCTGGGCCCTCCTGCTCCTCGCCTCAGTGCTCCTGGCCACCCCAG GTCTGACCTTTTCTGGTCTGACTCCTGAGGACCATGATGACTTATTCACCACTGACATGTGTCAGGAAGAGCACTTCTTTGAGGCCCTGGACCATGAGGCATCCAAG GATGACCAGATGATCTTCACCTGTAAGCCCTGTAAGTTTATAATCAAGATATTGAGAAAAGTCCTGGGACAAGATATCTCACAG GAAGCAATCAAGCAGGCTGCATCCCTGGTGTGTCACCAGACGCGTGTGTTCACCGAGTTATGCAAcacattatttaataaatatcttaatGACATCACCCGGGGTATCGTGAATGACAAATCCCCTCAGGAAATCTGTGTGAAAATCAGGATGTGCAGACCTGAGATAG GTGACCAAGGAGCTGGGACCTTACTCCACCCCGGGGAGAAGCACAGAGTCTCCAGCAGGCACCGCCAGCTCCTGCCTTCCTAA
- the SFTPB gene encoding pulmonary surfactant-associated protein B isoform X2, translating into MAKSHLLLWLLLLPTLCGLGAADWSAPSLACARGPAFWCQSLEQALQCRALGHCLQEVWGNARADDLCQECQDIVRILTKMTKEAIFQDMVRKFLEHECDVLPLKLLTPQCHHMLGTYFPVVVDYFQSQINPKIICKHLGLCKPGLPEPEQESELSDPLLDKLILPELPGALQVTGPHTQDLSEQQLPIPLPYCWLCRTLIKRIQAMIPKCLAERYTVLLLDALLGRMLPQLVCGLVLRCSHEDSAGPALASLPSEWSPQESKCQLCMFVTTQAGNHSEQATPQAIRQACLSSWLDRQKCEQFVEQHMPRLQTLASGGRDAHTTCQALGACRTTFSPLQCIHIPHF; encoded by the exons ATGGCCAAGTCACACctgctgctgtggctgctgctgctccccacACTGTGTGGCCTGGGTGCTG CTGACTGGAGTGCCCCATCCTTGGCTTGTGCCCGGGGCCCCGCATTCTGGTGCCAAAGCCTGGAGCAAGCACTGCAGTGCAGAGCCCTGGGTCACTGTCTACAGGAAGTCTGGGGCAATGCAAGAGCT GATGACCTCTGCCAGGAATGTCAGGACATCGTCCGCATCCTCACCAAGATGACCAAGGAGGCCATCTTCCAG GACATGGTGCGGAAGTTCCTGGAGCATGAGTGTGACGTTCTCCCCTTGAAGCTGCTCACACCCCAGTGCCATCACATGCTTGGCACCTACTTCCCAGTGGTGGTTGACTACTTCCAAAGCCAGATT AACCCAAAGATCATCTGTAAGCACCTGGGCCTGTGCAAGCCTGGGCTTCCAGAGCCAGAGCAAGAGTCAGAGCTGTCAGATCCGCTGCTGGACAAGCTGATCCTCCCTGAGCTGCCTGGAGCCCTCCAGGTGACTGGACCTCATACACAG GATCTCTCTGAGCAGCAGTTGCCCATCCCCCTCCCATACTGCTGGCTCTGCAGGACTCTGATCAAGCGGATCCAAGCTATGATTCCCAAG TGTCTGGCCGAGCGCTACACTGTCCTGCTCCTGGATGCGCTGCTGGGCCGCATGCTGCCCCAGCTGGTCTGCGGCCTCGTCCTCCGGTGCTCCCACGAGGACAGCGCTGGGCCAG CTCTGGCGTCTCTGCCCAGTGAATGGTCACCCCAAGAGTCCAAGTGCCAGCTCTGCATGTTTGTAACCACCCAGGCCGGGAACCACAGTGAGCAGGCCACACCACAGGCAATACGCCAGGCCTGCCTCAGCTCCTGGCTGGACAGACAGAAG TGCGAGCAGTTTGTGGAGCAGCACATGCCTCGGCTGCAGACCCTAGCATCCGGGGGCAGGGATGCCCACACCACCTGCCAG GCCCTGGGGGCGTGTAGGACCACGTTCAGTCCTCTCCAGTGTATCCACATTCCTCACTTCTGA